A window of Argopecten irradians isolate NY chromosome 1, Ai_NY, whole genome shotgun sequence contains these coding sequences:
- the LOC138324120 gene encoding uncharacterized protein codes for MEREWEKEERKLENIKTSTSRSKKKIPCPPYGGRLVGNKAVKIRPDSTSAATQVKQSTTEFETQTYSTGLNQQDMASQAVQDTMNTSVQAVQDIMSSSVQAVQDTMDTGVQAVLDKYQRMFHFNESGRIEGELDGEQFIMGEVESNIILKMMKNRMTTKR; via the exons ATGGAAAGAGAATGGGAAAAGGAGGAAAGAAAGCTagaaaacataaaaacatcaaCAA GTAGGTCGAAGAAGAAAATACCATGCCCGCCATATGGTGGAAGATTAGTCGGTAACAAGGCTGTAAAG ATAAGACCAGACAGCACTTCTGCTGCAACACAAGTTAAACAGTCCACAACAGAATTTGAAACCCAAACATACAGCACTGGATTGAATCAACAGGATATGGCCTCACAGGCAGTTCAGGACACGATGAACACAAGTGTTCAGGCAGTTCAGGACATAATGAGCTCAAGTGTTCAAGCAGTTCAGGATACAATGGACACAGGTGTTCAAGCAGTTTTGGACAAATACCAGCGCATG TTTCACTTCAATGAAAGCGGTCGCATTGAAGGAGAACTTGATGGTGAACAGTTTATCATGGGCGAAGTGGAATCGAACATCATTCTAAAGATGATGAAGAATCGTATGACAACAAAGAGGTAA